A region of Procambarus clarkii isolate CNS0578487 chromosome 22, FALCON_Pclarkii_2.0, whole genome shotgun sequence DNA encodes the following proteins:
- the LOC123756530 gene encoding proclotting enzyme isoform X2, which yields MNLEMFSKQIRTLILVLVVVVLVVDKVGAAGHPRHKRQSVGTPPGPASQHSFTNSNFSIQGEARGGAGEARGGAGEVRGGAAKPQARHIPRGPPKFLRDPITGRFVLDVSSAAPGGFPAPNFPNGAFLTGNFGGFQSGNLGGFQPGNFGGFQPGNLGGFQPGNLGGFQPGNLGGFQPGNLGGFQPGNLGGFPTHQGGFQTDSLGGFTAGNLGGFPTDNFLGSDISTAQFPSANFPEYLFVQAFEEIPQLIQQEQLTEDGFNLTNAPNVAEFARFTITQRQVQPDVLHQECVTPLQEAGRCRPVQYCVLPQIRNNYALFRRYACVIQGVSVGVCCPRPTAPPAAPRPVLPPGRPLAPPQASTSVACGVSEVSSVRIVGGVVTSAGEFPWVVSILRTDASPNQYCAGVLLSNTHVLTAAHCLAGYDPNTIWVRVGEHDFSREGESRHVNHRVAGLRLHPEFDSQTFNNDIALMYLERPVLYSGFVRPICLPPPGLSFTGDVVTVVGWGAIRYREPVSSVLRKVELPVWSNSDCDDAYDQPITDAMICAGLREGGRDACQDDSGGPMMRLVEGRWVVAGLVSFGTRCAEAGFPGVYTRVTSFLDWIRNNA from the exons ATGAACCTTGAGATGTTTTCGAAGCAAATAAGGACGTTGAtattagtgttggtggtggtggtgttggtggttgataAAGTGGGCGCCGCTGGACACCCTCGACACAAGCGACAGT CCGTGGGCACGCCTCCAGGACCTGCCTCCCAACACAGCTTCACTAACAGCAACTTTAGTATACAag GTGAGGCGCGGGGAGGCGCAGGTGAGGCGCGGGGAGGTGCAGGTGAAGTGCGGGGAGGCGCAGCCAAGCCCCAGGCCAGACACATCCCCCGCGGCCCTCCCAAGTTCCTGAGAG ACCCCATCACGGGACGGTTCGTACTCGACGTTAGCAGCGCTGCTCCTGGGGGATTCCCGGCTCCTAACTTCCCCAATGGTGCTTTCCTTACGGGCAACTTCGGGGGTTTCCAATCAGGCAACCTCGGGGGTTTCCAACCAGGCAACTTCGGGGGTTTCCAACCAGGCAACCTCGGGGGTTTCCAACCAGGCAACCTCGGGGGTTTCCAACCAGGCAACCTCGGGGGTTTCCAACCAGGCAACCTCGGGGGTTTCCAACCAGGCAACCTCGGGGGTTtcccaacacaccagggaggttTCCAAACAGACAGCCTGGGAGGCTTCACAGCAGGCAACCTCGGAGGGTTTCCAACGGACAACTTCCTAGGAAGTGACATTTCAACAGCTCAATTTCCATCTGCCAACTTTCCGGAAT ATCTGTTCGTCCAGGCGTTTGAGGAGATTCCTCAGCTGATCCAGCAGGAGCAGTTGACTGAAGACGGATTCAATCTTACGAACGCCCCCAATGTTGCCGAGTTCGCTAGATTCACTATTACCCAGCGGCAGGTACAG CCCGACGTGCTGCACCAGGAGTGCGTGACGCCGCTGCAGGAGGCCGGCAGGTGTCGCCCCGTCCAGTACTGCGTCCTGCCACAGATACGCAACAATTACGCACTCTTCCGACGCTACGCCTGCGTCATCCAGGGCGT ATCTGTGGGCGTGTGCTGCCCACGCCCCACAGCGCCTCCCGCCGCCCCACGCCCTGTCCTGCCTCCAGGGCGCCCCTTGGCACCGCCTCAGGCCTCAACGTCCGTCG cGTGCGGTGTgagtgaagtgagcagcgtgaggATAGTGGGCGGAGTGGTGACCAGCGCCGGGGAGTTCCCGTGGGTGGTCTCCATCCTGCGCACTGATGCTTCACCCAACCAGTACTGCGCAGGCGTCCTTCTTTCCAACACACACGTCCTCACCGCTGCCCACTGTCTTGCTGG GTACGACCCCAACACCATCTGGGTTCGCGTGGGGGAACACGACTTCAGCCGTGAGGGAGAATCCCGGCACGTCAACCACAGGGTGGCTGGCCTCCGCCTCCACCCAGAGTTCGACAGCCAAACCTTCAATAACGACATCGCGCTCATGTACCTGGAGCGACCCGTCCTCTACTCGGGGTTCGTCCGCCCCATCTGCCTCCCGCCTCCTGGCCTCTCTTTCACGGGTGACGTTGTCACTGTCGTCG GCTGGGGAGCCATCCGTTACCGAGAGCCGGTGTCATCGGTGCTGCGGAAGGTGGAGCTGCCCGTGTGGAGCAACAGTGACTGTGACGACGCCTACGACCAGCCCATCACTGACGCCATGATCTGTGCCGGCCTCAGGGAAGGTGGCCGCGATGCATGTCAG GACGACAGCGGAGGGCCCATGATGAGGCTGGTGGAGGGCCGCTGGGTGGTGGCGGGTCTGGTGTCCTTCGGCACCCGGTGCGCCGAGGCGGGCTTCCCGGGCGTCTACACCAGAGTCACCAGCTTCCTCGACTGGATCAGGAACAATGCCTAG
- the LOC123756530 gene encoding proclotting enzyme isoform X1 — protein MNLEMFSKQIRTLILVLVVVVLVVDKVGAAGHPRHKRQSVGTPPGPASQHSFTNSNFSIQAGEARGGAGEARGGAGEVRGGAAKPQARHIPRGPPKFLRDPITGRFVLDVSSAAPGGFPAPNFPNGAFLTGNFGGFQSGNLGGFQPGNFGGFQPGNLGGFQPGNLGGFQPGNLGGFQPGNLGGFQPGNLGGFPTHQGGFQTDSLGGFTAGNLGGFPTDNFLGSDISTAQFPSANFPEYLFVQAFEEIPQLIQQEQLTEDGFNLTNAPNVAEFARFTITQRQVQPDVLHQECVTPLQEAGRCRPVQYCVLPQIRNNYALFRRYACVIQGVSVGVCCPRPTAPPAAPRPVLPPGRPLAPPQASTSVACGVSEVSSVRIVGGVVTSAGEFPWVVSILRTDASPNQYCAGVLLSNTHVLTAAHCLAGYDPNTIWVRVGEHDFSREGESRHVNHRVAGLRLHPEFDSQTFNNDIALMYLERPVLYSGFVRPICLPPPGLSFTGDVVTVVGWGAIRYREPVSSVLRKVELPVWSNSDCDDAYDQPITDAMICAGLREGGRDACQDDSGGPMMRLVEGRWVVAGLVSFGTRCAEAGFPGVYTRVTSFLDWIRNNA, from the exons ATGAACCTTGAGATGTTTTCGAAGCAAATAAGGACGTTGAtattagtgttggtggtggtggtgttggtggttgataAAGTGGGCGCCGCTGGACACCCTCGACACAAGCGACAGT CCGTGGGCACGCCTCCAGGACCTGCCTCCCAACACAGCTTCACTAACAGCAACTTTAGTATACAag CAGGTGAGGCGCGGGGAGGCGCAGGTGAGGCGCGGGGAGGTGCAGGTGAAGTGCGGGGAGGCGCAGCCAAGCCCCAGGCCAGACACATCCCCCGCGGCCCTCCCAAGTTCCTGAGAG ACCCCATCACGGGACGGTTCGTACTCGACGTTAGCAGCGCTGCTCCTGGGGGATTCCCGGCTCCTAACTTCCCCAATGGTGCTTTCCTTACGGGCAACTTCGGGGGTTTCCAATCAGGCAACCTCGGGGGTTTCCAACCAGGCAACTTCGGGGGTTTCCAACCAGGCAACCTCGGGGGTTTCCAACCAGGCAACCTCGGGGGTTTCCAACCAGGCAACCTCGGGGGTTTCCAACCAGGCAACCTCGGGGGTTTCCAACCAGGCAACCTCGGGGGTTtcccaacacaccagggaggttTCCAAACAGACAGCCTGGGAGGCTTCACAGCAGGCAACCTCGGAGGGTTTCCAACGGACAACTTCCTAGGAAGTGACATTTCAACAGCTCAATTTCCATCTGCCAACTTTCCGGAAT ATCTGTTCGTCCAGGCGTTTGAGGAGATTCCTCAGCTGATCCAGCAGGAGCAGTTGACTGAAGACGGATTCAATCTTACGAACGCCCCCAATGTTGCCGAGTTCGCTAGATTCACTATTACCCAGCGGCAGGTACAG CCCGACGTGCTGCACCAGGAGTGCGTGACGCCGCTGCAGGAGGCCGGCAGGTGTCGCCCCGTCCAGTACTGCGTCCTGCCACAGATACGCAACAATTACGCACTCTTCCGACGCTACGCCTGCGTCATCCAGGGCGT ATCTGTGGGCGTGTGCTGCCCACGCCCCACAGCGCCTCCCGCCGCCCCACGCCCTGTCCTGCCTCCAGGGCGCCCCTTGGCACCGCCTCAGGCCTCAACGTCCGTCG cGTGCGGTGTgagtgaagtgagcagcgtgaggATAGTGGGCGGAGTGGTGACCAGCGCCGGGGAGTTCCCGTGGGTGGTCTCCATCCTGCGCACTGATGCTTCACCCAACCAGTACTGCGCAGGCGTCCTTCTTTCCAACACACACGTCCTCACCGCTGCCCACTGTCTTGCTGG GTACGACCCCAACACCATCTGGGTTCGCGTGGGGGAACACGACTTCAGCCGTGAGGGAGAATCCCGGCACGTCAACCACAGGGTGGCTGGCCTCCGCCTCCACCCAGAGTTCGACAGCCAAACCTTCAATAACGACATCGCGCTCATGTACCTGGAGCGACCCGTCCTCTACTCGGGGTTCGTCCGCCCCATCTGCCTCCCGCCTCCTGGCCTCTCTTTCACGGGTGACGTTGTCACTGTCGTCG GCTGGGGAGCCATCCGTTACCGAGAGCCGGTGTCATCGGTGCTGCGGAAGGTGGAGCTGCCCGTGTGGAGCAACAGTGACTGTGACGACGCCTACGACCAGCCCATCACTGACGCCATGATCTGTGCCGGCCTCAGGGAAGGTGGCCGCGATGCATGTCAG GACGACAGCGGAGGGCCCATGATGAGGCTGGTGGAGGGCCGCTGGGTGGTGGCGGGTCTGGTGTCCTTCGGCACCCGGTGCGCCGAGGCGGGCTTCCCGGGCGTCTACACCAGAGTCACCAGCTTCCTCGACTGGATCAGGAACAATGCCTAG